The Mycolicibacterium hassiacum DSM 44199 genome includes a window with the following:
- a CDS encoding protein kinase domain-containing protein: MCSMETPRQPDPLAGMVLDGRYRVDTLIATGGMSAVYRGLDLRLDRPVAVKIMDSRYAGDAQFLTRFQREARAVARLKTPGVVAVYDQGFDGQRPFLVMELVEGGTLRELLRERGPMPPHAAAAVLAPVLDGLAVAHRAGLVHRDIKPENVLISDDGDVKLADFGLVRALADAKITSASVILGTAAYLSPEQVATGAADPRSDVYAVGILCYELLTGRTPFTGDSPLAVAYQRMDHDVPPPSRVIAGVPRQLDELVRRATERDPARRYPDAGAMGDHLELIVEELDLPPFRVPAPRNSAQHASLALHRSRMAAPHPAAPTTPVAAPTTPVAPPLPPAPAAPVPPPPPQQTREFSRSDIAPVDVEYQPPAGQFAGIDLEEFYWARQRSRRAFAFWVVAVITLTALIAAAAWTLGSNITAFL; encoded by the coding sequence ATGTGTTCGATGGAGACGCCCCGGCAACCCGACCCACTGGCCGGAATGGTGTTGGACGGTCGGTACCGGGTCGACACCCTGATCGCCACCGGCGGGATGAGCGCGGTCTACCGCGGTCTGGACCTGCGGCTGGACCGGCCGGTGGCGGTGAAGATCATGGACTCCCGCTACGCGGGCGACGCACAGTTCCTCACCCGGTTTCAGCGGGAGGCGCGCGCGGTCGCCCGGCTGAAGACCCCGGGCGTGGTCGCGGTCTACGACCAGGGCTTCGACGGGCAACGCCCGTTCCTGGTGATGGAGCTCGTCGAGGGCGGCACGCTGCGCGAACTGTTGCGCGAGCGCGGACCGATGCCACCGCACGCCGCGGCGGCCGTGCTCGCCCCGGTGCTGGACGGGCTCGCGGTGGCGCACCGCGCCGGTCTGGTGCACCGCGACATCAAACCGGAGAACGTGCTGATCTCCGACGACGGCGACGTGAAACTGGCCGACTTCGGGCTGGTGCGCGCGCTGGCCGACGCCAAGATCACCTCCGCCAGCGTCATCCTGGGCACCGCGGCGTATCTGTCGCCCGAACAGGTGGCCACCGGCGCGGCCGACCCCCGCAGCGACGTCTACGCCGTCGGCATCCTCTGCTACGAGTTGCTGACCGGCCGCACACCGTTCACCGGGGACAGCCCGCTGGCCGTCGCCTACCAGCGGATGGACCACGATGTTCCCCCGCCCAGCAGGGTAATCGCCGGTGTGCCAAGGCAACTCGATGAGCTGGTGCGCCGGGCGACCGAACGCGACCCGGCGCGGCGGTATCCGGACGCGGGGGCGATGGGCGACCACCTCGAACTGATCGTCGAGGAGCTGGATCTGCCGCCGTTCCGGGTCCCCGCGCCGCGCAACTCCGCTCAGCACGCGTCGCTGGCACTGCACCGCAGCCGGATGGCCGCCCCGCACCCGGCGGCTCCGACCACACCCGTCGCCGCACCAACCACGCCCGTGGCCCCGCCGCTACCGCCCGCGCCTGCGGCGCCGGTGCCGCCGCCTCCCCCGCAACAGACCCGCGAGTTCAGCCGCAGCGACATCGCCCCGGTTGATGTGGAATATCAGCCTCCCGCAGGACAATTCGCCGGTATCGACCTCGAGGAGTTCTACTGGGCCCGGCAGCGTTCCCGGCGCGCCTTCGCGTTCTGGGTGGTGGCGGTGATCACGCTCACCGCGCTGATCGCCGCGGCGGCGTGGACGCTGGGCAGCAACATCACCGCGTTCCTGTGA
- a CDS encoding Rv2175c family DNA-binding protein produces MSSIPAADDVLDPDEAVYDLPTVAQLLRVPITRVHQLLRDGQLLAVRRDGAPKVPKVFFDESGHLAKSLPGLLMVLHDGGYRETEIARWLFTPDPSLTISRDGSADRLANARPVDALHSHQAREVVRRAQAMAY; encoded by the coding sequence GTGAGCAGCATTCCGGCCGCCGACGATGTACTCGATCCCGATGAGGCCGTCTACGACTTGCCCACCGTGGCGCAATTGCTGCGCGTACCGATCACCAGGGTCCATCAACTGCTGCGTGACGGCCAATTACTCGCCGTGCGTCGCGACGGCGCCCCCAAGGTCCCCAAGGTCTTCTTCGACGAGTCCGGCCACCTGGCCAAGAGCCTGCCCGGGCTGTTGATGGTGTTGCACGACGGCGGATATCGCGAAACCGAGATCGCGCGGTGGTTGTTCACCCCCGACCCGTCGCTGACCATCAGCCGCGACGGCAGCGCGGACAGGCTGGCTAATGCTCGGCCGGTTGATGCGCTGCACTCGCATCAGGCCCGGGAGGTGGTCCGCCGGGCCCAGGCGATGGCGTACTGA
- a CDS encoding alpha-(1->6)-mannopyranosyltransferase A, which produces MTAPASMSKPGIHQHLSRFVDRFATFTNAPEARLAWLGFLGAVLITAGGLGAGSTRLHDPLLESLHLSWLRYGHGLVVSSMLLWGGVALMLVAWLWLGRRVLDGTATEYTLVATTAIWLAPLLLSVPVFSRDTYSYLAQGALLRDGFDPYEVGPVANPNSLLDNVSPIWTTTTAPYGPAFILVARFVTMLVGNDVVAGTMLLRLCMLPGLALLIWAAPRVARHVGASGAAALWICVLNPLVIIHLMGGVHNEMLMVGLMMAAIALSFRGHHVWAAGVIATAVAVKATAGLALPFMVWVWTRDLRRRREYPPVQAFIVATAASAAIFVAVFAVLSLAAGVGLGWLTALAGSVKIINWLTVPTAVANLTNSIGGLFFPVNFYAVLEVARIVGIAIIAIALPLLWWRYRHTDREALIGTALVMCVVVLFVPAALPWYYTWPLAVAAALVQTRPWIALIAGLSTWITVIWKPDGAHGMYSWTHVLLATACGLVAWYSLYRYEGLSTPSPGPGGPPPGPDASAAHQPAEH; this is translated from the coding sequence ATGACCGCGCCCGCATCGATGTCGAAACCCGGTATCCACCAGCATTTGTCGCGCTTCGTCGACCGGTTCGCCACGTTCACCAACGCGCCGGAGGCACGGCTGGCCTGGCTGGGCTTCCTCGGCGCGGTGCTGATCACCGCGGGCGGACTCGGCGCCGGCAGCACCCGACTGCACGATCCGCTGCTGGAGTCGCTGCATCTGTCGTGGCTGCGCTACGGGCACGGGCTGGTGGTGTCGTCGATGCTGCTGTGGGGTGGTGTGGCGCTGATGCTGGTCGCCTGGCTGTGGCTGGGGCGGCGGGTGCTCGACGGCACCGCGACCGAATACACCCTGGTGGCCACCACCGCCATCTGGCTGGCGCCGCTGCTGCTGAGCGTTCCGGTGTTCAGCCGCGACACCTACTCCTACCTGGCCCAGGGGGCGCTGCTGCGCGACGGTTTCGACCCCTACGAGGTCGGCCCGGTCGCCAACCCGAACTCGCTGCTGGACAACGTGAGTCCGATCTGGACCACCACCACCGCGCCCTACGGCCCGGCGTTCATCCTGGTCGCGCGGTTCGTCACCATGCTGGTCGGCAACGACGTGGTGGCCGGCACCATGCTGCTGCGGCTGTGCATGCTGCCCGGACTGGCGCTGCTGATCTGGGCCGCACCCCGGGTGGCCCGACATGTCGGCGCCAGCGGCGCCGCGGCGCTGTGGATCTGCGTGCTCAACCCGCTGGTGATCATCCACCTGATGGGCGGCGTGCACAACGAGATGCTGATGGTCGGGCTGATGATGGCCGCGATCGCGTTGAGCTTCCGGGGCCACCACGTGTGGGCCGCCGGGGTGATCGCCACCGCCGTCGCGGTCAAGGCCACCGCCGGGTTGGCGCTTCCGTTCATGGTGTGGGTGTGGACGCGGGATCTGCGTCGGCGGCGGGAGTATCCACCGGTGCAGGCGTTCATCGTGGCCACCGCCGCGTCGGCGGCGATCTTCGTCGCGGTGTTCGCGGTGCTGTCGCTGGCGGCCGGCGTCGGGTTGGGCTGGCTGACCGCGCTGGCCGGCTCGGTGAAGATCATCAACTGGCTGACCGTGCCGACCGCGGTGGCGAACCTGACCAACTCGATCGGCGGGTTGTTCTTCCCGGTGAACTTCTACGCCGTGCTCGAGGTCGCCCGGATCGTCGGCATCGCGATCATCGCGATCGCCCTTCCGCTGCTGTGGTGGCGCTACCGCCACACCGACCGCGAGGCACTGATCGGCACGGCGCTGGTGATGTGTGTGGTGGTGCTGTTCGTGCCGGCGGCGCTGCCCTGGTACTACACCTGGCCGCTGGCGGTGGCCGCCGCGCTGGTGCAGACGCGGCCGTGGATCGCGCTGATCGCGGGGCTGTCCACCTGGATCACCGTGATCTGGAAACCCGACGGCGCGCACGGCATGTACTCGTGGACGCATGTCCTGCTGGCCACCGCGTGTGGGCTGGTGGCCTGGTATTCGCTGTACCGCTACGAAGGGCTCAGTACGCCATCGCCTGGGCCCGGCGGACCACCTCCCGGGCCTGATGCGAGTGCAGCGCATCAACCGGCCGAGCATTAG
- the idsA2 gene encoding bifunctional (2E,6E)-farnesyl/geranyl diphosphate synthase, translating to MSAYAAAPSAVELAGAVTEQLRAYLGQRRRDCAYMGAEYAELTAALEEFVLRGGKRLRPLFAYWGWRAVADYPDDAEEQKILRLISALELLHACALVHDDVIDCSATRRGLPTVHKLFADRHRGNDWHGSADQFGISAAILAGDLALVWADDIIANADLPPDARQRVQAVWGAIRTEVLGGQYLDIVAEARGADSVDSAMTVNIYKTASYTISRPLQLGAAAAADRPEVQDAFHEVGTNLGIAFQLRDDVLGVFGDPAVTGKPSGDDLRSGKRTVLLAEAVELAEQRDPAAAELLRTSIGTNLTDEQTKQLCAVIESVGALAAVEQRIETLTHKALDILENAPIDSQAKSGLAELARMVANRTA from the coding sequence CTGAGCGCGTATGCCGCGGCACCGTCAGCCGTCGAACTGGCCGGCGCCGTCACCGAGCAGTTGCGGGCATACCTTGGGCAGCGCCGCCGCGACTGCGCCTACATGGGCGCCGAGTACGCGGAACTGACCGCGGCGCTGGAGGAGTTCGTGCTGCGGGGCGGCAAACGGTTGCGCCCGCTGTTCGCCTACTGGGGCTGGCGCGCGGTGGCCGACTACCCGGACGATGCCGAGGAGCAGAAGATCCTGCGCCTGATCTCCGCGCTGGAACTGCTGCACGCCTGCGCACTGGTGCACGACGACGTCATCGACTGCTCGGCGACCCGCCGGGGCCTGCCGACCGTACACAAGCTGTTCGCCGACCGCCACCGCGGCAACGACTGGCACGGTTCGGCGGACCAGTTCGGGATCTCGGCGGCGATCCTGGCCGGCGACCTGGCGCTGGTGTGGGCCGACGACATCATCGCCAACGCGGACCTGCCGCCCGATGCCCGTCAACGGGTGCAGGCGGTGTGGGGCGCCATCCGCACCGAGGTGCTCGGTGGGCAGTACCTCGACATCGTCGCGGAAGCGCGGGGCGCGGACTCGGTGGACTCGGCGATGACCGTCAACATCTACAAGACGGCCTCGTACACGATCTCGCGGCCCCTGCAGCTCGGCGCCGCCGCGGCCGCGGACCGACCCGAGGTGCAGGACGCCTTCCACGAAGTGGGCACCAACCTCGGCATCGCGTTCCAGCTGCGCGACGACGTGCTCGGGGTGTTCGGCGATCCGGCGGTCACCGGAAAGCCCTCCGGCGACGACCTGCGCTCCGGCAAGCGCACCGTGCTGCTGGCCGAAGCCGTCGAGCTCGCCGAACAGCGCGACCCGGCCGCGGCCGAGCTGCTGCGCACCTCGATCGGCACGAACCTGACCGACGAGCAGACCAAACAGCTGTGCGCGGTGATCGAGTCCGTCGGTGCGCTGGCCGCGGTGGAACAACGCATCGAGACGCTCACCCACAAGGCGCTGGACATCCTCGAGAACGCACCGATCGACAGCCAGGCCAAATCGGGTCTCGCCGAGCTGGCCAGGATGGTCGCGAACCGAACCGCATGA
- a CDS encoding LppM family (lipo)protein has product MTTHTTSGPARSAARSRRRRGVVRLLTVTAVLLMLAPSLIGCVRIRMSITVSPDDRVSGQIVAAAKPRNDEDKGPQLLNNVPFANKVAVSEYKRDGYVGTQAVFSDLAFAELPQLANMNRDAAGVDLSLRRAGDVVILEGRADLSTLSDPEAEISLSVSFPGEVTSTNGDRVSSDVVEWKLKPGVVNTLTAQARYTDPSARSFTGAAIWMGVGTFVVAGIVGVLAYLSRDRSPRVGEAPADVH; this is encoded by the coding sequence ATGACCACGCACACGACGTCCGGGCCGGCCCGATCCGCGGCCCGTTCGCGCCGCCGTCGCGGCGTTGTGCGGCTCCTCACGGTGACCGCGGTGCTGCTGATGCTGGCGCCGTCGCTGATCGGCTGCGTACGGATCAGGATGTCGATCACGGTGTCACCGGACGACCGGGTATCCGGGCAGATCGTGGCGGCCGCCAAACCGCGCAACGACGAGGACAAGGGCCCGCAGCTGCTCAACAACGTCCCGTTCGCCAACAAGGTGGCGGTGTCGGAGTACAAACGCGACGGCTACGTCGGGACCCAGGCGGTGTTCTCGGATCTGGCCTTCGCCGAACTCCCCCAGCTGGCCAACATGAACCGCGACGCCGCCGGGGTCGACCTGTCCCTGCGGCGGGCCGGTGACGTGGTGATCCTGGAGGGCCGCGCCGACCTCAGCACGCTCAGCGACCCGGAGGCCGAGATCTCGTTGTCGGTGTCGTTCCCGGGCGAGGTGACCTCGACCAACGGCGACCGGGTCTCGTCCGACGTCGTCGAGTGGAAACTCAAGCCGGGGGTGGTCAACACCCTGACCGCGCAGGCCCGCTACACCGACCCGAGCGCCCGGTCGTTCACCGGTGCGGCGATCTGGATGGGCGTCGGAACGTTCGTGGTGGCCGGGATCGTCGGCGTACTGGCGTACCTGAGCCGCGACCGGTCCCCCCGGGTGGGTGAGGCCCCAGCCGACGTTCACTGA
- a CDS encoding GNAT family N-acetyltransferase, which translates to MAAYLVDLSPGDMQRRLREALSIYVDAMRYPRGTEDQRAAMWLEHTRRRGWKAVAAVELPEPPDGSVPSREELLRAPMVGIAYGYCGAPDQWWQQQVVAGLHRVGADEARIAELMSSYFELTELHIHPRAQGRGLGEALARRLLADRPESHVLLSTPEINGESNRAWRLYRRLGFTDVIRDYHFAGDPRAFAILGRALPL; encoded by the coding sequence TTGGCGGCGTATCTGGTCGATTTATCGCCCGGCGACATGCAGCGCCGGCTCCGCGAGGCACTGAGCATCTACGTCGACGCGATGCGCTACCCGCGCGGCACCGAGGACCAGCGCGCGGCGATGTGGCTGGAGCACACCCGCCGTCGCGGTTGGAAGGCGGTCGCGGCGGTGGAGCTGCCCGAACCGCCGGACGGGTCGGTCCCGTCCCGCGAGGAGTTGCTGCGGGCACCGATGGTCGGGATCGCCTACGGCTACTGCGGGGCGCCGGATCAGTGGTGGCAACAGCAGGTCGTGGCGGGTCTGCACCGGGTGGGGGCCGACGAGGCACGCATCGCGGAGCTGATGAGCAGCTACTTCGAGCTGACCGAACTGCACATCCACCCGCGCGCGCAGGGCCGCGGGCTCGGTGAGGCGCTGGCCCGCCGGCTGCTCGCCGACCGCCCGGAATCCCACGTGCTGCTGTCCACCCCGGAGATCAACGGGGAGTCCAACCGGGCGTGGCGGCTGTATCGCCGGCTCGGCTTCACCGACGTCATCCGCGACTACCACTTCGCCGGCGATCCGCGGGCCTTCGCCATCCTCGGCCGGGCGTTGCCGCTGTGA
- a CDS encoding DUF3040 domain-containing protein, whose product MPLSDHEQRMLEQIESALYAEDPKFASSVRGGTLRTPSTWRRVLGGALFVIGLALLVGGVPLREYIVAGFPLLSVVGFMMMFAGVIVAITGPSAAGLGDGLTVTEVARPRRSKGSGGSFTSRMEDRFRRRFDE is encoded by the coding sequence ATGCCACTCTCCGATCATGAGCAGCGCATGCTCGAGCAGATCGAGAGCGCGCTCTATGCCGAGGATCCAAAGTTCGCCTCGAGCGTTCGCGGCGGGACTCTGCGCACCCCCTCCACCTGGCGACGGGTGCTGGGCGGTGCGTTGTTCGTGATCGGGCTGGCGTTGCTGGTCGGTGGTGTGCCGCTGCGCGAGTACATCGTCGCCGGTTTCCCGTTGCTCAGCGTGGTCGGTTTCATGATGATGTTCGCCGGCGTGATCGTCGCGATCACCGGACCGAGTGCGGCCGGTCTGGGCGACGGCCTGACCGTCACCGAGGTCGCCCGTCCCCGGCGGTCCAAGGGGTCGGGCGGGTCGTTCACCAGCCGGATGGAGGACCGCTTCCGGCGCCGGTTCGACGAGTAG
- the mraZ gene encoding division/cell wall cluster transcriptional repressor MraZ — protein sequence MFLGTYTPKLDDKGRLTLPAKFRDALAGGLMVTKGQDHSLAVYPREEFEKLARRAAQASRANPEARAFLRNLAAGTDEQRPDSQGRITLSAEHRRYANLTKDCVVIGSVDYLEIWDAQAWQEYQQAHEESYSAATNEALQGII from the coding sequence ATGTTTCTCGGCACCTACACGCCGAAGCTCGACGACAAGGGGCGGCTCACGCTGCCCGCCAAGTTCCGCGATGCACTGGCAGGAGGGTTGATGGTGACGAAAGGCCAGGACCACAGCCTCGCCGTGTATCCGCGGGAGGAGTTCGAAAAGCTCGCCCGCCGCGCAGCGCAGGCATCCCGGGCCAACCCGGAGGCCCGGGCCTTCCTGCGCAACCTCGCCGCGGGCACCGACGAACAGCGACCGGATTCCCAGGGCCGCATCACGTTGTCGGCCGAGCACCGGCGCTACGCGAACCTCACCAAGGACTGCGTGGTGATCGGCTCGGTGGACTACCTGGAGATCTGGGACGCCCAGGCATGGCAGGAGTATCAGCAGGCGCACGAAGAGTCCTACTCCGCGGCCACCAATGAAGCTCTGCAAGGCATCATCTGA
- the rsmH gene encoding 16S rRNA (cytosine(1402)-N(4))-methyltransferase RsmH, which yields MKLCKASSERGVHVARAPRPLPEPALTYFPNARSVLSDRDHGAGAPAAGGIAVMAPRPENDPRDDDEVAAADPADEQSDNEKPASDADFGHIPVLAERCVELLAPALTRYSADGSGAVLLDATLGAGGHAERFLSRFPGLRLIGLDRDPNALWIAGERLARFRDRVLLVRTRYDRIKEVLAESSYWAFELDGVLFDLGVSSMQLDRTERGFSYSADAPLDMRMDPDSPLTAADVVNTYDERSLTRVLRDFGEERFAGRIAAQIVRRRARKPFTTTGELVELLYQAIPAAARRAGGHPAKRTFQALRIAVNGELDSLRAALPAAMEALRPGGRIVVMSYQSLEDRIVKQQFAAATASRTPAGLPVELPGHEPKFTALTRGAERADEAEVAANPRSASVRLRALEKVGGTQ from the coding sequence ATGAAGCTCTGCAAGGCATCATCTGAGCGCGGCGTGCACGTCGCCCGTGCACCGCGGCCTCTGCCCGAACCGGCCCTGACGTACTTCCCCAACGCCAGGTCCGTGCTCTCGGACAGGGACCACGGTGCAGGGGCCCCCGCCGCAGGAGGCATAGCAGTCATGGCCCCGCGCCCGGAGAACGATCCACGCGACGACGACGAGGTCGCAGCAGCCGACCCGGCTGACGAACAGTCCGATAACGAAAAGCCCGCTAGTGACGCTGATTTCGGCCACATCCCGGTTCTGGCCGAACGTTGCGTCGAACTGTTGGCGCCGGCGCTGACCCGGTACAGCGCCGACGGGTCCGGTGCGGTGCTGCTGGACGCCACGCTGGGCGCGGGCGGACACGCCGAACGATTCCTGAGCAGATTCCCCGGGTTGCGTCTGATCGGCCTGGACCGCGATCCGAATGCGTTGTGGATCGCGGGGGAGCGGCTGGCCCGGTTCCGCGACCGCGTGCTGCTGGTCCGCACCCGCTACGACCGCATCAAGGAGGTGCTCGCCGAAAGTTCGTACTGGGCCTTTGAACTCGACGGTGTGCTGTTCGACCTCGGGGTGTCGTCGATGCAGTTGGACCGCACCGAGCGGGGGTTCTCGTACTCCGCGGACGCCCCGCTGGACATGCGGATGGACCCGGACTCCCCGCTGACCGCCGCCGACGTCGTCAACACCTACGACGAGCGCTCGCTCACCCGGGTGCTGCGGGATTTCGGCGAGGAACGCTTCGCCGGTCGGATCGCGGCGCAGATCGTCCGTCGGCGCGCCCGGAAACCGTTCACCACCACCGGCGAACTGGTGGAGCTGTTGTATCAGGCCATCCCGGCGGCCGCCCGGCGCGCCGGCGGGCACCCGGCCAAACGGACCTTTCAGGCGCTGCGCATCGCCGTCAACGGCGAACTCGACTCGCTGCGTGCGGCCCTGCCCGCGGCGATGGAGGCGTTGCGGCCCGGCGGGCGGATCGTGGTGATGTCGTATCAGTCGCTGGAGGACCGGATCGTCAAGCAACAGTTCGCGGCGGCCACGGCATCGCGCACACCGGCTGGGCTCCCGGTCGAACTGCCCGGCCATGAACCGAAATTCACGGCCCTGACCCGCGGTGCCGAGCGCGCCGACGAGGCGGAGGTCGCAGCCAATCCACGCAGCGCTTCGGTGCGGCTGCGGGCACTGGAGAAGGTGGGGGGTACGCAATGA
- a CDS encoding peptidoglycan D,D-transpeptidase FtsI family protein — MTRRTGRGRDRSAKTRNAVTTERSVRARRTRTATAETGLRSASFVFRHRVGNAAIFLVLVLAAAQLFNLQVPRAEGLRKEAASQLKVTDVDKAVRGAIIDRDNDKLAFTIEARALTFQPKKVRQQLTEAKAKSPDAPDPDQRLREIADEVAARLNNKPNAATVLKKLRSDETFVYLARAVDPAIAEAITDKFPEVGAERQDLRQYPGGSLAANIIGGVGWDGHGLLGLEDALDAVLAGTDGSITYDRGSDGVVIPGSYRNRHEAVDGSTVQLTLDSDIQFFVQQQVQLAKEVSGAKRVLAVVLDAKTAEVLAMANDNTFDPSQDIGRQDDRELGNPSVSAPYEPGSVNKIVTAASVIEFGLSHPDEVLQVPGSIAMGGVTVRDAWAHGTVPFTTTGVFGKSSNVGTLMLAQRVGPERFVEMMRKFGLGQRTGVGLPGESAGLVPPIAQWSGSTFANLPIGQGLSMTLLQLAGMYQAIANDGLRIPPRIVKATIAPDGTRTEEPRPEGIRVVSPETARTVRHMFRSTVQRDPRGVQQGTAPQAAIEGYQVSGKTGTAQQINPACGCYYDNVYWISFAGMVPADNPRYVIAVMADNPQRTSDGQPGSTFAPLFQTIASWLLQRENVPLSPDPGPPLTLQAT; from the coding sequence ATGACCCGCCGCACCGGTCGCGGCCGAGACCGCAGCGCCAAGACCCGGAACGCCGTCACCACGGAGCGGTCGGTGCGGGCCCGTCGCACTCGTACGGCGACGGCGGAAACCGGTTTGCGCAGTGCGTCGTTCGTCTTCCGCCACCGAGTCGGCAATGCCGCCATCTTCCTGGTGCTGGTGCTCGCCGCCGCCCAGCTGTTCAACCTGCAGGTGCCGCGCGCCGAAGGGCTGCGCAAGGAGGCCGCCAGCCAGCTCAAGGTCACCGATGTCGACAAGGCCGTGCGCGGCGCGATCATCGACCGGGACAACGACAAGCTCGCGTTCACCATCGAGGCCCGGGCGCTGACCTTCCAGCCGAAGAAGGTGCGTCAGCAGCTGACCGAGGCCAAGGCGAAATCCCCGGATGCGCCCGACCCGGACCAGCGACTGCGGGAGATCGCCGATGAGGTCGCCGCGCGGCTGAACAACAAGCCCAACGCGGCCACCGTGCTCAAGAAGCTGCGCAGCGACGAGACCTTCGTGTACCTGGCCCGTGCCGTGGATCCCGCGATCGCCGAGGCGATCACCGACAAGTTCCCCGAAGTCGGCGCCGAACGCCAGGACCTGCGCCAGTACCCGGGAGGATCGCTGGCGGCCAACATCATCGGCGGCGTCGGCTGGGACGGCCACGGTCTGCTGGGTCTGGAGGACGCTCTCGATGCGGTGCTGGCCGGCACCGACGGCTCGATCACCTACGACCGCGGTTCGGACGGGGTGGTGATCCCGGGCAGCTACCGTAACCGCCACGAAGCGGTGGACGGGTCGACCGTGCAGCTGACCCTCGACAGCGACATCCAGTTCTTCGTGCAGCAGCAGGTGCAGCTGGCCAAGGAGGTCTCCGGCGCCAAACGGGTCCTGGCGGTGGTGCTCGACGCGAAAACCGCTGAGGTACTGGCGATGGCGAACGACAACACGTTCGACCCGTCGCAGGACATCGGCCGCCAGGACGACCGGGAGCTGGGCAACCCGTCGGTGTCGGCGCCGTACGAGCCCGGCTCGGTCAACAAGATCGTCACCGCCGCGTCGGTCATCGAGTTCGGCCTGTCGCATCCCGACGAGGTGCTGCAGGTGCCCGGCAGCATCGCGATGGGCGGGGTCACCGTCCGTGACGCCTGGGCGCACGGGACCGTACCGTTCACCACCACCGGTGTCTTCGGGAAGTCGTCGAACGTCGGCACGTTGATGCTGGCGCAGCGCGTCGGCCCGGAGCGCTTCGTCGAGATGATGCGCAAGTTCGGGCTCGGTCAGCGCACCGGTGTCGGGCTGCCGGGCGAGAGCGCCGGGCTGGTCCCGCCGATCGCGCAGTGGTCCGGCAGCACGTTCGCCAACCTGCCTATCGGCCAAGGCCTTTCGATGACCCTGCTGCAGCTCGCGGGTATGTACCAGGCGATCGCCAACGACGGTCTGCGGATTCCGCCGCGCATCGTCAAGGCGACGATCGCGCCGGACGGCACCCGCACCGAGGAACCCCGTCCCGAGGGGATCCGGGTGGTGTCCCCGGAAACCGCACGCACGGTGCGGCACATGTTCCGCTCCACCGTGCAGCGCGACCCGCGCGGCGTCCAGCAGGGCACCGCCCCGCAGGCCGCCATCGAGGGCTATCAGGTGTCCGGCAAGACCGGTACCGCCCAGCAGATCAACCCGGCCTGCGGGTGCTACTACGACAACGTGTACTGGATCTCGTTCGCCGGGATGGTACCCGCGGACAACCCGCGCTACGTCATCGCGGTGATGGCCGACAACCCGCAGCGCACCTCCGACGGCCAGCCCGGCAGCACCTTCGCGCCGCTGTTCCAGACCATCGCGTCGTGGCTGCTGCAGCGCGAGAACGTGCCGCTGTCACCGGACCCGGGCCCCCCGCTGACGCTGCAGGCGACCTGA